CATCCGCTCGGTCAAGAACTTGGTAAAACATACCACTGTCGCTTTGTACCTTTAATAGTGCGTCGATAACCTCTTTGAACAAATCAATCAAGTACTTATAATCTTCAAAAATCTGCTCATCCATGGCTTCAACCGTATCCAAAATAGCCATGACATACCATCCCATCGCTCGTCCCCAAAAATTCTTTGATAGTCCTGTGGTCTTATCACACCAAAACATCTCCCGGGAAGAATCATAGGCGTGGTAATAGAGACCTGACTTTGAATCTTTCATCATGGCTTCAACCACTTTGAATTGTCCCACGATATCTTTATAATTTTTGAAGCCATTATACTTTGTCTCATAGCTCATATAAAATGGCTGAGCCATATACAGCCCATCCAGCCAAATTTGATTTGGATAGATCTGCTTATGCCAAAAGTTTCCTTCTTGAGTCCTTGGCTGCTCTTGAAGTTGAGCATATATAGTTTCAATCGCCTTTCGATATTTTTCCTTACCGGTCAATTCATATAAAGGGTAAAGCACCTTTGCCTCGTTGATATTATCCAAGTTATAGGTTGTCTTTTCATAGGTTTTAATCTGGCCATCATCCATCACAAAGTAATCAATAAACTGATCCACAAACTCGAGATATTTTTTGTCTTCCGTGATGAAGTACATATCCAAAATCGCTTTCATCATGCATCCATCGATATAATTCCATTTGTTTTGTTCCCCTGAAAGAATTTTTTCCATATTCCATGCCGGGGAAATAGGGCTTGATTTTTCAATGAGTTGGTCTAAATATTTTTGTATTTGATCTAATACATGTTGTTCCATAATCTTCTCCTTTAGTGTCTAAGTGTATCTACCTGTTCCATTGTATATTTTTCTCCAATAATACCTTGCATATCCACCTGTTCAAGAATAAGCTCTGACACATATTGAGCAACAATCCCTTGTTTGGTTACAGGCTCAATAAAGCTCATCATTGCCGGAACCTCCTTTGTCGCCTCTTCGCTAAAGCCAACAAAGACATTTTTCATATGTATCTTTTCAATCGGTTGTTCAGGAAGTCCTGCAAAAAAACCTGCCGCCACATGGCTGTTGTTACAATGAATATTTTCAAATAAGAACTGTCCTAGATAAGGCGTCTCTTGTGTCACCGGTAATTTTTCCTTTGACCAGACATATTCTGTCTTGCCGTCCGGATCACAAAAATAGAACATATTCATCACAAATGGTGTCAATACTTGCTCCATTTGAATGTTTCGAAATATAATATTGTCGATACGTCCCTGCTCACCACGGCCACGACGCGTCTTTATGCGTAGCCCCCGATCGGTTTTTTCAAAGATGCATCGCTCCACACAAACATCCCAAACGCCTCCCGACATTTCTGAGCCAATCACGACTGCACCGTGTCCATGTTGCATATGGCAATTGCGAATCGTGATATCCTTAGATGGTGTCTTTCTTTTTTTTCCCATATATAACTTGCCGGCTTTAAGCGCAATACAATCATCTCCAACCGAAAAATGTACTCCAATAATCTCAACATGATCACATGATTCTGGATCCAGACCATCCGTATTGGGTGAATCTTTTGGATTTTCAATGTGCATATCGACAAACTCAAGATGAGAACTAAAGTAAGGATGTACTGTCCATGAAGGTGAATTTTTTACTGTGATTCCATGTACCATAATGTGATTACACTGATTTAAAAACAGTGTTCGCGGCCGCCATGCACCACGTCGGCGCTTTGGTTCTTGCCACCAATCGCTTTCACATCCATTTCCGTTAAGTGTTCCTCTTCCGATAATCGCTACATTCTCCACATTGATACCTGTAATCAAGCTGGCGAAGCTGTCAAGCGGATTTCCTTCCCATGTTCCGAGATAGTACTCATCTTTTTCATCACTGGTCATCGTATATCCCGGTAAAATCGGATATAACAAGCGATCCGTATGCCCTAATAATACCGCATGTTCATCAAGCTCAAGCGTTATATCACTTTTTAGAAAAATCGGTGTACAGACGTAGTTCCCCTTAGGAATATAGACAGTCCCATGTTGAGGGCAGGCAGCAATCGCAGCTTGAATATATATAGAATCAAGCTGCTTACCATCCCCTTTAGCGCCAAAACTTTGTACATTTAATCGAACACTTTCCGCTTTGGTTGTCACTGAAAATTCAAGTACTTCCTGTGTTTTGGTTTGCTTTATGCAGATGTCATAAGAGGTACTTGGACATAAATCAAACAGACTGATGACATTTTTATTTGTTTGCCTAATCACTAATGTGTTGTTTACATAGACTTCATAATCAAATGGTGCATAAACACATGAAGTATTTTCAAGTTCAATACTTATGCTACGACATGTTGCTTTGGTTTCTTTAAGTATCATATTAACCCTTTCTTTACGTACATCTCAATTTGTTACTCATACTTTCTCTGAAAAATAGTTTTTTATTCATTGTAACAAGTTTTCGTATGTATCTTCTATTCTTTTCTTGCTCTCCACCTCTATATATCTGTCAAATATTGCTCTATCATCATCTTTTTGCGTTGTAGACAACACCCTTGCCAAACCCGCTCCATTACTGTATAATCATGCTATATCGGCATACAATTCGATAAAATCCAAGGAAAGAACGGTCGTATCTATGAAGTCAAAAAATGCAAAGTTTTTACGTAAGCTTGTTTTTTTATATAGCACAATTATTTTGACAATTTTAATCACCGGTGTTTATCTATATAACTTGAGCATCGAAAATGTCAGCAAGGAAATCAAAGCCCAAAACCATTTTATGCTTGAAAAAACTATCCACGATATGGATTCTTCATTACGTCGAATGGAAATACTCGCCGGGCAAATGGTTGAAAATTCTAATATCGTATATTTAGCTAATCAAGGGAATAATCAGGCCCAAGATTTCTATTTGCGTGCCTATCATGCAATGGATGATTTGTCTGTCTATGGGCTAACCCAAGCCACTCTCCCAATTAATGATGCCTACATTTATTTAAGGGATCCTAATTTTTTCTTATCATCAAGCATTTTTCAAGAAAGCTATTTTTTCTATGTGCAAAAATATACACCGACCTACTATAACGATTTTATGCAGCTCGTCAATGACGGAGCCCTTAATTATCAGTTTATCGCGTTGGACGACTACAAACGTAGCGGAGCATCCGTATATTTGTATATGATGCCTCTAGAAAACTATACTCTAAAAAACATTCCTGCTTCTTTGTGCTTTGAAATTGACCACAACAAGTTATCCAACATATTCTCAGAGCTTCATACCTATGACGATGGTTTTGTCTTTGTAACTGACAGCAATAATCGTCCTATTTTTACGTTAAGTCAACATGATGACAACGCAGTCTCTAAGGCGCTTGAAGCTGATTTACTTAAACTTCATGACGCACAGGGCATCTCAGAAGCGACCATCAACGAACACCAGATGTTAATTACCAACAGTCGTTCTACCTACAATGACTGGAATTATTTTTTAGTCCAACCCAAAGACGACGCTCTATACTCTCTTAATCAATATCGCAATATTTTCTTTAGTATTTTAGGTCTTTCATTGCTCATTAGTGTGTTCCTTTTTCTTTTCTTATCCAGAACAAGTATGAAACGGTTTACACAGTTAGGGACAGAATTAGAAAATACGTTAACACATCAAGAACACTTACAAGAACTTGTTGAAAATCAAAAACCACTGATCATGGATACCTATCTGCACAAAATCATTGAAGGTAACATCTCACGTGCTGAAGAGCTTGCCTATGCTCAGGAATATTTGGACATCCCTAGCAACAACCAAAAATTTGCCATTTTGCACTTAGTCATCTACCTAAGTCAGTATGAACTGCAAGTCGATAATTCCATGGTAACCGGTCCCGATACACTCCATCACAAGGAAATCATCGAAGATGCCCTGTTAGACTACTTTGACGAGCCCCCATACATACTAAGTATCAACGAACGAGAGTACACGCTTTTATTAAGCTGTCCTTTAACGACATCTAAAGAAGAGTCCACAAGCTATATCAAACAGCAGTTTCTTGCCTTGCACGATGACCTTATCAAAAATTATTCCATTTGGACCTTTGCAGGCCTTGGGGACTGGAATGAAGGGCTGATGCCGACTTGGAAATCCTTCCAACAAGCCAAGCAAGCCATTAGCTACACAACCAAGAAAAGCCCTATGAAAATATATCAATCAATTACTGAAAAGTCTCCCGGATTTTATTATCCTATAGAATTAACACGCCAACTCACCAATTTTGTCACGACAGGAAATACCAGTCAAATTCTAGAAATTTTTGAAGTGATTCGTCATGAAAATATGGAAGTTCGTTCACTCCCGATACATATGATTCAATATCTTCTTACCGATATTCGTAACACTTTATTCAAAATCCGCTTTGATATCAAAGGGAATGAAGAACATGCCGACGCTTTACAAGCTATTGATTCCTTGTTCGACCAGCATATGTCGTTAAAACTTTGTGAAGACATTGCACTTCACCTTGGAACACTTTTTGAAAAGAAAACAAGCAACAACGATCTCATCAAAACCATTCAAGAATATATTGATGCAAACTTTGAAGACCCATCCCTTTGCTTAAGTAAAATCGCTGACGAATTTCCTATTTCCGAGAGTTACTTTTCTTATCTGTTCAAAGAAGAAATGGGCATCAATTTTTCAAACTACCTAGAACGAAAACGTATGGAACGCGCCACCTTGTTATTAAAAGACACCTCGTTAACCATTCAAGAAATCTATCAGCAAGTTGGCTACAACAGCCCCCATACCTTCCGACGTGTATTTAAAAAGATCTATGGTATGTCACCAAATCAAGCTCGAAAGGAACTTTAGTCATGACATTTTGCTCTCAATCCCCTGAATCTGTTGGCATCGCATCCAAGGATGTTTTAACGCTCTTAACAACACTGGAAGATGCCAAGATTCCCATGCATAGTTTATTGATTTATCGCCACGGTGCCCTCGTCACTGAAGGTTACTATGCACCCTATAAAAAAGAAACGCTCCATCGCCTGTTTTCTGTAACAAAATCCTTAGTTTGTGTTGCTATTGGTGAACTCATATCCCGTGGACACCTTTGCCTTTCTGACCCTATCTGTGATTATTTTTCAGATTATGTAACCAAAGATACGCATCCCTATATTAAATCGATGACAATTGAGCACCTTCTCAAAATGGAAACATGTCACCGTGCAACTACTTATAAGCATGATGCAAGTCTCAATTGGGTCCAGAGCTTCTTTACAACACCACCTAGCCATCGCCCCGGCAGTCATTTTAATTATGACACGTCCTCAAGCCATACATTAGGGGCCCTTGTTAAGCGTATCAGCGGTAAAAATGTTCTCGATTATCTTCGAGAGACTTTTTTGCATGGCACCGATTTTAGTCCTGACGCTTATATTCTAAACGATCCTTTTGGCGAGGCTATGGGCGGCTCCGGATTAATGGCCCGTCCTATAGACCTTTTGATTTTTGCACAAAAAGTTATGATGGAACGTACAGATAATCCCTACCTGCGTGATGCAACATCCAATCTTACCTCAACGCTCTACCAGACGAACTCTATTGAAGAGCAACAAGGATATGGCTATCAGTTTTGGCAACTTCGCCATGAAGGATACGCCTGCTTTGGAATGGGTGGTCAATATGCTTTATGCTATCCTAAACATGATCTTATTGTTGTAACTACAGCGGATACCCAAGGGCTTAAAGAAGGCAATGCCACTATTATCAAGGCTGTTTATGACCATATTGTACGTCCATTAAGTCAGGCACCGCTCCCAAAAAACCTCTCGACTTATCAACAATTGTGTCAGCGATTAAACCACTTATCCATAGATCACCCTGTTGAAAACTGTACTCAAGCATTCCACAACCGCTACGCACTCGCCACGAATACCTCTGGTTTTCACCATGTCACACTTGATATTGATCCAGTCAAAAACCAAGGTATATTAAGCTTTGAACAAGATCAAGAGGTTTTTGATATTCCTTTTGGATTTGACCATGGCATCGTATCGACTATAGCAAGATATCATCAGCGGGTATTTTCCTATGGACACAACTTATGCACAAATCAATTACATATCAAAACACATCTTATTGATGCGTGTATAGGTTCCATCGATTTCCATCTGACTTTTCATAAAGACAAACGCCTCTCCATCTTTATAAAAAAGATTGAAGAGACGCTCTTTCATGAATTCAACGGCTATTTTGAGAGCATATAGTTTAACTTTGCATGCTTTTCATATGATAAAAAGCGCCTTTTTTTGCCATCAATTCCTCGTAAGAACCTATCTCTACAATATGTCCATGATCCAAAACACAAATCTTATCTGCTCCGCGAATTGTTGACAGCCGATGGGCGACCATAAATGTGGTTCGCCCTTTTATTAATTGGTCCATCGCTTCCACAATCAAGGATTCGGATACACTGTCAAGTGCCGACGTCGCTTCATCAAACAAGATAACCTGTGGATTACGAATCAGCGCTCTTGCAATGGCAATACGTTGGCGCTGTCCACCAGACAGCTTATTACCATGCTCTCCGACTTTGGTATCCAATCCTTCCGGCAATTCACGAACCAGGCTTTCTAGATTTGCTGCACGAATTGCCCACTGAACCTTTTCATCACTTACAGATTGCATCCCATAGGTGATATTGTCGCGAATACTTCCAGAAAATAGAATCGTCTGCTGAGGCACGACGGCAATATGTTTTCTGTAGGTTCTTAAATTAATGGCATCAATGGGTGTCCCGTCAACCATAAGTTGTCCCTGTGTTGGGAGTTCAAAACCGATTAACAAGTTTAGGATGGTCGATTTTCCTGCCCCTGATTCTCCTACAAAAGCGACTGTCTCCCCAGCTTTGATATCTAAGTTAATCCCGTGAAGCACATGCTCTTGTGATGCTTGGTACTTAAAGTGGACATCATTAAATGTAAAGTCTCCGTTGACCCCTTCTACAATCAGTTTACCTGAATTATCTTCCGTGTCATCATCATTAAGTACTTCTTCAATACTGCTGATTGACTCTAAGCCTTTTGCCATCGTTGGCAACAACATAATCAATGAGGATACTTGTGCTACAATGGTCGTAAAATAGCTTTGATACAGAACGATATCTCCTCCGGGTATCCGCCCTTTTAACACCATGAATCCGGTAAAAATCAACGCACCGATTTGAAAAATCTGAAAAATCGCCCAACTAACCGATCCAAAATTCGCTTGAATGATATCGAGTCGATAGCCTTCTTCGGAGACTTTTTCAACGATTTCTTTCATACGGCGCATCTCAAGCTTTTCCAATCCATGTGCCTTGGTCACAGGAATCATGGCTTGCATGTCCATCACTCTAGCTGATGTTGTCTCTACCTCTTTTCTAAAGAGGTGATTTTGTTGACGTATCCTTTTTCTAAAAAAGACGATGGTTAAAGATGCAACCGGTATCGTTAATAAAAAGAACAAAAAAACAACACGATTTTTTAGAGCAGTAATCACAAGTGCAATAGAAATATTAATCGTAATATTTAAAAGTGTGACAAAAATTTGCGATGACAGCATTTGCACCGCCTCAACATCACGTATAACCTTGGATTGAATTCTTCCCGATTGAACATTCTTATGAAACCGTATGGATAATTGTTGTAATTTGTTAATAAGCGCACTTCGAAGTCCACCTTCTACTGTCCGAACTGCGGTAGAACTAAAATGAATATGTAAATAATTCATCGGAATATTTAGGAGAACCAAAACCGAAATCACCAATGCATTTAGAAAAATTGTCTGTTCCGGCTTTTCGGATGTATACATGACTGCATTGACAATATTAGCAATGACAATGGGCATTACCCATGCCGGGCTATGTTTAATCATATAAAACAGTCCCGAAAGTGCAAATCGATAATAATTCCCTTTAAACATACCAACAAGTATACGACTCGGCTTATGCCGATGTTGTCTAAAACTTTCTAGAATAATATCTTCCGTACGTTTTTTGCGCATTTTATTTTCCTTACCCCTTATTTTCTGTCACTGTCATAAATAGGTTTGAGTATCAAGACCATAGTGGAATTTTTCAAAAGGAACTAAAAGCTCTGTCTTTCCTCCATAAGCATATACTCCCACCATCGCTCCTGTGAAGCGTTTTCCTTGCTTAATACCTTCATCACTTAAATAATAGACGTTGTCAAGTCCTGTTAATAATTGAAGTTTTCCATCATCCAATTGATAATAAAAGAAACGTTTTAATCCTTTTGTGACCACTTTAAGCTTTATGCGTTTTACCGTATCTGCTACATTTACCTGTTCTAATGCAACGGTCTGCTGATGCCCCACATGTTCAACTACCGATAGCTGATTTCCCATAATACGGTCATGAAACAAACCAAATTTGAGCCATGTGTTTTCATCATAATAGCATATTAGTCCGGCATTCTGCTTTTGCCGTAACTTGGTATTTTCCATAACAACGGATGCACAAAAGTCAAATTCTGTCTGACGGCGCAATAGGATATTTTTAGCTTCTTTCATATGAAGCTCATCCTGGCTTCCCTTAAGAACGATTTGTCGACCATTGATGAACACTCCATCCACCTCAGGCGGTCTTGGGAAAACCCAGTCTTTGCTTAGTTTATGGTCATCATCAATAAAATCGGTATTGACTGTTTCTATCCTTTGTTGCGTTATTGCCCCGCGAATAGATGGCTTAATTTGCAATGTGCTCGGTCCCTGAAGCTGATTTACAATTGGCCATCCATCAGGTGTCCAAGAGATAGGATCAAGGGCAGTTTCACGGCCTAACATTGTATATCCTTCTAAAGAACGGCCACATAAATACACCATGTACCATTCTCCTGCTTGTGTTTGAACCGGTTTACCATGACCACAGCGTTGAATCGGCGCATCTTCCAGCCACTGACGCATAATTGGATTATAAGGACATGGTATAAAGTTGTCATCCAAGCTTTTGGCACGAGACACGGTAATTCTATGTCCGGGTCCTGTCCCGCCTTCGGCAAGGAACAAATAATAATATCCATCACGCTTAATTAAATGTGGTCCTTCCGGCGCACGTTTTTGATCTCCATAATAGAGTAATCTAGCCTCAGATATTTTCTTCGTTGCATCTGCACTCAATTCAAAAATACGCGCTCCCCGATTTAAAAGCATATATCGACGCCCATCATCATCATTAAAAATCGATGGATCAATACCATCTTCGTCAATAAAGACAGGCTTATCATACGGTCCTTGAGGTTGGGCAGATGACGTCACCATCTGCTTTCGATAAACCGTTCCAGTATCATTTAATCGATAGGTTGCTGTAATATAAAATCGTCCCTTATAATAAGATATATCCGGCGCCCAATAACCACGCCCACCTTCTAAATCATCTAATTCAGCCCACTGTGGATTTGTAATCGCATATCCGATGACATTCCAATGAACCAAATCTTTTGAGTGGGATATAGGGATACAGGGAAAGTAAATAAAACTTGAATTTACCATATAATAATCATCGTCGACACGAACAATTGAAGGATCCGGATACATTCCACGACGTATAGGATTGCGATACATCTGATCAATAGATGCACCGCAAATCTTCTCATAATAAGCTTCTATCTCCGTCAGTCCCTTTGCTCTAGCAATATCAAAAGGCGTTATCAACTCTTGATCTCCTTCAACCGGAGACATACCTACCTTCTCAACAAGATAGCGAACCACCTCAAGATTGCCTGACATGGTTCCATAGTGAAGAATCGAACGGTATTTGGCATCTTTTGTATTCATGCTTGCGCGGGAATATTCTACGATATACTTCACCATCTCCAGATTCCCCGTCTTTGCCGCAACAAATGGCAATGGAATATTGTCTGTTGTATATTTTTCGATGAGTTCCGGTGCTTGTTCAAGAATAGACTTTAGTTTGTCTATTTCTTCATTGATAATAACTTGTTCAATCATTTGGCACCACCTCTATACTGTCAAACTTGGCATTTCCCTGTTTTCCTATTGCATAAAGCCCGATTTTTGATCCTACCCATGTATCATCCGATGGTGTAAAGAGGGTTTTACATGCTATGCTTCTTTCTCCATCTTGTGCATATCCCATCCTTATCTGATGCTCACCATCCACTTGTTTTAGACAAATCGACAGATGAATTTTTGTTGTATCTAAGTTCAGCTGTATTGTTTCTACTATCTTTTCTTGGCGTGTATTTCCATTCCCTGAAGAAATCCCATGGACTACATGCACTCCTTCTTCACTTTTTTTCACTGCAAGATAGGTATACTGACCGCCAAGAATCACACATCCTGCTTGTGACCCTATCTCAAGGTCTTTATAGTCCATCACAATGGTTGCCTCAAAGCTGTCATACATAAACTTCTGTGTCAACACATTAGGTGTCTCCCATAGGTTGGGTCCATTAAAACAATGCAGGTGCAGTTCTGAATTTAGTGTATCTAAGGTGTAAAACTCCGGTCGGTGGTTACCAAACCATTGCCACTGTAACCCTAAAGACTTACCGCTAAAATCATCGGATGTCCCTATCTTTTGCTGTGAAGACGAGGGCCCAAATGGCATAGGATAAGATAGCACCGGTTCTCCATGATTACCCATCACCGGCCAATAGTCCTCCCATCGCATCGGTTGTAAGTGAACAACTCTCCCATAAATTCCTCGGTCTTGAAAATGAATGAACCAATGACTACCATTTGGCGCTTCAACCCATCCTCCTTGATGAGGACCGTTAACCGGTGTTGAACCTTGTTCCAAGACGATTTTTTCTTCATAGGGCCCCATAATATCTCGACTTCTAAGAACCGTTTGCCACCCTTGCGTTACGCCTCCGGCTGGTGCAAATATATAGTAATACCCATCACGTTTGTAGACTTTTGGACCTTCAATCGTTATCTGGGTTTTAGTTCCATCAAATAAAAAGGTATCATCACTTAATACTTTTGTTGCATCAAGAGACATCTCAAAAATTCCTAGATAGCTTTTAAATCCAATACGACTCTTGGCATATCCATGAATGACATATGCCCGGTCTCCATCCCAAAACGGACATGGGTCAATATATCCCTTCCCTTCAAGTAACAGGTATGGCTCACTCCACTGATCTAGAGGGTCTTGGGTTTTGACCATAAAGATACCTTCATCCGGCATGCCATAAAAAATCCAAAAAAATCCATCATAATACCGTATCGCCGGTGCCCATACACCTTTAGCATGGGCCGGTTTGGCATACATTGGATAGTCAATGTTTTGTATGGCATAGTTTTTAAGTTCCCAGTGTACCAAATCCTTGGATACCAGTATAGGTAATCCAGGTGTATAGTTAAAGCTTGATGCTGTCATATAATACGTATCGCCTACTCGAATCACATCCGGGTCCGAATAATCCGCATTAATTATTGGGTTTTTATATTCGTTTTTTATCATCATATGCCTCATTAAGTAATTCCTTGTATGGTCCGCCTAATTGATAGAGCCCGCGTGCAATCATCTCTGCAAAGACAACGGCTCCAGGATATCGCAAATGTGTGTTATCCACTTCTACAAAATATTCTTTTGACTTTTCATCTCCAGCTGATTCAATAAATTCTCGACTCATCGCATATAAGTCGATAATAGGAACGCCCATCTTGGTCGCCACCTCTTGCATGGCATCCGGATAGTCTCCATGGATGTCTTGTTCAAGTGTGGTTGCATCTTGAAACCATCTACGACATAAAGGTGTAATAAGCACCGGGTATGCCTTCCGATTTTTTGCCACATGAATAAACTTCTCCAAATTGATTTGATAGTCCTCGTAGGCATTTGTAAACCTTAATTCATCTTCTTTTTTTGCATCATTATGTCCAAACTGTATGAACAAAAAGTCGCCTGCTCTTAGTTCATTATAAATAACTGCAAGTCGTGACTCATCGATAAAACTTTTTGTACTGCGTCCGTTTTCTGCATGGTTATGCACGCATACATGTTTCCCTAAAAACAAAGGCATTGCTTGACCAATGCCTGTTTGAGGGTATGTACTAAAGTCATTTGTTTTGACCGTTGAATCTCCAGCCCAAAATATATGCTGTGTATGCATTATT
This sequence is a window from Vallitaleaceae bacterium 9-2. Protein-coding genes within it:
- a CDS encoding AraC family transcriptional regulator — its product is MKSKNAKFLRKLVFLYSTIILTILITGVYLYNLSIENVSKEIKAQNHFMLEKTIHDMDSSLRRMEILAGQMVENSNIVYLANQGNNQAQDFYLRAYHAMDDLSVYGLTQATLPINDAYIYLRDPNFFLSSSIFQESYFFYVQKYTPTYYNDFMQLVNDGALNYQFIALDDYKRSGASVYLYMMPLENYTLKNIPASLCFEIDHNKLSNIFSELHTYDDGFVFVTDSNNRPIFTLSQHDDNAVSKALEADLLKLHDAQGISEATINEHQMLITNSRSTYNDWNYFLVQPKDDALYSLNQYRNIFFSILGLSLLISVFLFLFLSRTSMKRFTQLGTELENTLTHQEHLQELVENQKPLIMDTYLHKIIEGNISRAEELAYAQEYLDIPSNNQKFAILHLVIYLSQYELQVDNSMVTGPDTLHHKEIIEDALLDYFDEPPYILSINEREYTLLLSCPLTTSKEESTSYIKQQFLALHDDLIKNYSIWTFAGLGDWNEGLMPTWKSFQQAKQAISYTTKKSPMKIYQSITEKSPGFYYPIELTRQLTNFVTTGNTSQILEIFEVIRHENMEVRSLPIHMIQYLLTDIRNTLFKIRFDIKGNEEHADALQAIDSLFDQHMSLKLCEDIALHLGTLFEKKTSNNDLIKTIQEYIDANFEDPSLCLSKIADEFPISESYFSYLFKEEMGINFSNYLERKRMERATLLLKDTSLTIQEIYQQVGYNSPHTFRRVFKKIYGMSPNQARKEL
- a CDS encoding family 43 glycosylhydrolase; this encodes MIEQVIINEEIDKLKSILEQAPELIEKYTTDNIPLPFVAAKTGNLEMVKYIVEYSRASMNTKDAKYRSILHYGTMSGNLEVVRYLVEKVGMSPVEGDQELITPFDIARAKGLTEIEAYYEKICGASIDQMYRNPIRRGMYPDPSIVRVDDDYYMVNSSFIYFPCIPISHSKDLVHWNVIGYAITNPQWAELDDLEGGRGYWAPDISYYKGRFYITATYRLNDTGTVYRKQMVTSSAQPQGPYDKPVFIDEDGIDPSIFNDDDGRRYMLLNRGARIFELSADATKKISEARLLYYGDQKRAPEGPHLIKRDGYYYLFLAEGGTGPGHRITVSRAKSLDDNFIPCPYNPIMRQWLEDAPIQRCGHGKPVQTQAGEWYMVYLCGRSLEGYTMLGRETALDPISWTPDGWPIVNQLQGPSTLQIKPSIRGAITQQRIETVNTDFIDDDHKLSKDWVFPRPPEVDGVFINGRQIVLKGSQDELHMKEAKNILLRRQTEFDFCASVVMENTKLRQKQNAGLICYYDENTWLKFGLFHDRIMGNQLSVVEHVGHQQTVALEQVNVADTVKRIKLKVVTKGLKRFFYYQLDDGKLQLLTGLDNVYYLSDEGIKQGKRFTGAMVGVYAYGGKTELLVPFEKFHYGLDTQTYL
- a CDS encoding glycoside hydrolase family 88 protein, whose translation is MEQHVLDQIQKYLDQLIEKSSPISPAWNMEKILSGEQNKWNYIDGCMMKAILDMYFITEDKKYLEFVDQFIDYFVMDDGQIKTYEKTTYNLDNINEAKVLYPLYELTGKEKYRKAIETIYAQLQEQPRTQEGNFWHKQIYPNQIWLDGLYMAQPFYMSYETKYNGFKNYKDIVGQFKVVEAMMKDSKSGLYYHAYDSSREMFWCDKTTGLSKNFWGRAMGWYVMAILDTVEAMDEQIFEDYKYLIDLFKEVIDALLKVQSDSGMFYQVLDRADVEGNYLETSASAIIAYAIFKGVNMGVLPNRYAAYGYKTYEDICRRYLKEENGQLSLGGTCLVAGLGGKERRDGTIEYYLSEPVVESEAKGVAPFLMCYTEILRFETSTN
- a CDS encoding glycoside hydrolase family 28 protein; the encoded protein is MILKETKATCRSISIELENTSCVYAPFDYEVYVNNTLVIRQTNKNVISLFDLCPSTSYDICIKQTKTQEVLEFSVTTKAESVRLNVQSFGAKGDGKQLDSIYIQAAIAACPQHGTVYIPKGNYVCTPIFLKSDITLELDEHAVLLGHTDRLLYPILPGYTMTSDEKDEYYLGTWEGNPLDSFASLITGINVENVAIIGRGTLNGNGCESDWWQEPKRRRGAWRPRTLFLNQCNHIMVHGITVKNSPSWTVHPYFSSHLEFVDMHIENPKDSPNTDGLDPESCDHVEIIGVHFSVGDDCIALKAGKLYMGKKRKTPSKDITIRNCHMQHGHGAVVIGSEMSGGVWDVCVERCIFEKTDRGLRIKTRRGRGEQGRIDNIIFRNIQMEQVLTPFVMNMFYFCDPDGKTEYVWSKEKLPVTQETPYLGQFLFENIHCNNSHVAAGFFAGLPEQPIEKIHMKNVFVGFSEEATKEVPAMMSFIEPVTKQGIVAQYVSELILEQVDMQGIIGEKYTMEQVDTLRH
- a CDS encoding serine hydrolase — its product is MTFCSQSPESVGIASKDVLTLLTTLEDAKIPMHSLLIYRHGALVTEGYYAPYKKETLHRLFSVTKSLVCVAIGELISRGHLCLSDPICDYFSDYVTKDTHPYIKSMTIEHLLKMETCHRATTYKHDASLNWVQSFFTTPPSHRPGSHFNYDTSSSHTLGALVKRISGKNVLDYLRETFLHGTDFSPDAYILNDPFGEAMGGSGLMARPIDLLIFAQKVMMERTDNPYLRDATSNLTSTLYQTNSIEEQQGYGYQFWQLRHEGYACFGMGGQYALCYPKHDLIVVTTADTQGLKEGNATIIKAVYDHIVRPLSQAPLPKNLSTYQQLCQRLNHLSIDHPVENCTQAFHNRYALATNTSGFHHVTLDIDPVKNQGILSFEQDQEVFDIPFGFDHGIVSTIARYHQRVFSYGHNLCTNQLHIKTHLIDACIGSIDFHLTFHKDKRLSIFIKKIEETLFHEFNGYFESI
- a CDS encoding ABC transporter ATP-binding protein, with the translated sequence MRKKRTEDIILESFRQHRHKPSRILVGMFKGNYYRFALSGLFYMIKHSPAWVMPIVIANIVNAVMYTSEKPEQTIFLNALVISVLVLLNIPMNYLHIHFSSTAVRTVEGGLRSALINKLQQLSIRFHKNVQSGRIQSKVIRDVEAVQMLSSQIFVTLLNITINISIALVITALKNRVVFLFFLLTIPVASLTIVFFRKRIRQQNHLFRKEVETTSARVMDMQAMIPVTKAHGLEKLEMRRMKEIVEKVSEEGYRLDIIQANFGSVSWAIFQIFQIGALIFTGFMVLKGRIPGGDIVLYQSYFTTIVAQVSSLIMLLPTMAKGLESISSIEEVLNDDDTEDNSGKLIVEGVNGDFTFNDVHFKYQASQEHVLHGINLDIKAGETVAFVGESGAGKSTILNLLIGFELPTQGQLMVDGTPIDAINLRTYRKHIAVVPQQTILFSGSIRDNITYGMQSVSDEKVQWAIRAANLESLVRELPEGLDTKVGEHGNKLSGGQRQRIAIARALIRNPQVILFDEATSALDSVSESLIVEAMDQLIKGRTTFMVAHRLSTIRGADKICVLDHGHIVEIGSYEELMAKKGAFYHMKSMQS